A single Mixta calida DNA region contains:
- a CDS encoding MBL fold metallo-hydrolase — protein sequence MRVHHLSCGSMCPFGGALFDGFSKGLHAHLVCHCLLIETDRDGLVLVDTGFGEQDLRRHDSRIATFFRLFNNIQRRPELSALAQVQRLGFQAQDVRHIVLTHLDFDHAGGLTDFPHAQVHVMQQELETIRHRDSWLQQRRYRPAQWPAQAHWQSYQAQGDTWQGFSAVSALNGLPPEILLVPLPGHTPGHAGVAIQQRDGWLLHGGDAWFYRGEMYQQERQCTPGLRFYQWMMAADNAARRENQQRLRALSLNQQNNITLFCSHDARELERMQALRP from the coding sequence ATGCGGGTACACCACCTGAGCTGTGGTTCTATGTGTCCTTTTGGCGGCGCGCTATTTGACGGTTTCAGCAAAGGGCTGCATGCCCATCTGGTTTGCCACTGCTTACTGATCGAAACCGATCGTGACGGGTTGGTGCTGGTGGATACCGGCTTTGGCGAACAGGATCTGCGCCGTCACGATTCACGTATTGCGACCTTCTTCCGCCTGTTCAACAACATTCAGCGCCGCCCGGAACTCAGCGCGCTGGCTCAGGTGCAGCGTCTCGGTTTTCAGGCGCAGGATGTACGGCATATCGTCTTAACCCATCTCGATTTCGATCACGCCGGCGGGCTGACCGATTTTCCGCACGCGCAGGTGCATGTCATGCAGCAGGAGCTGGAAACCATTCGCCACCGCGACAGCTGGCTGCAACAGCGTCGCTATCGCCCCGCGCAGTGGCCTGCGCAGGCGCACTGGCAGTCTTACCAGGCGCAGGGCGATACCTGGCAGGGCTTTTCCGCCGTCAGCGCGCTAAACGGGCTGCCACCGGAAATTCTGCTGGTCCCGCTGCCGGGCCATACGCCGGGTCATGCGGGCGTGGCGATCCAGCAGCGCGACGGCTGGCTGTTGCACGGCGGTGATGCCTGGTTCTATCGCGGCGAAATGTATCAGCAGGAGCGTCAATGCACGCCGGGGCTGCGCTTTTATCAATGGATGATGGCGGCGGACAACGCCGCGCGCCGCGAAAATCAGCAGCGGCTGCGTGCGCTATCGCTCAACCAACAGAACAATATCACTCTGTTTTGCAGTCACGACGCCAGGGAGCTGGAACGGATGCAGGCGCTGAGGCCATAA
- a CDS encoding Hsp20 family protein — translation MAFKTLSLFPDVTDSLFSDRFNRIDRLFSQLTGDAPLSTTPACDIKRLDESHYAITLSVPGWKESELEISATGGQLTVSGKRAEEQSQQDEKSGWLHRGISRHNFSVSYALPQHVKVERARLENGLLEIALYQEIPESEKPRKIAIESQQRVIEHNA, via the coding sequence ATGGCATTTAAAACTCTTTCCCTTTTCCCTGATGTCACCGACAGCCTGTTTTCCGATCGCTTTAACCGTATCGATCGGCTGTTCAGCCAGTTAACCGGCGATGCGCCGCTCAGCACCACGCCAGCCTGCGACATTAAACGGCTGGATGAAAGCCACTATGCTATTACGCTCAGCGTGCCGGGCTGGAAAGAGAGCGAGCTGGAGATCAGCGCAACGGGCGGGCAGCTGACCGTCAGCGGCAAACGCGCGGAAGAACAGAGCCAGCAGGATGAAAAAAGCGGATGGCTGCATCGCGGCATCAGCCGTCATAACTTCAGCGTCAGCTACGCGCTGCCACAGCATGTGAAGGTAGAGCGCGCGCGGCTGGAGAACGGCCTGCTGGAAATCGCGCTTTATCAGGAGATCCCGGAAAGCGAGAAACCGCGCAAAATCGCTATTGAAAGCCAGCAGCGCGTCATTGAACACAATGCTTAA